A genomic window from Candidatus Binataceae bacterium includes:
- a CDS encoding glycine cleavage T C-terminal barrel domain-containing protein, with the protein MSLESNTTAVRAAGVDPITAVDGRLEREYQALKSGAGLRQLDDRLIVRVSGDDRISFLHGMCTADVKGLTPGAVAAALFVTERAHVIADFFIYALADAFLIEIGRDAWPRVLSHLEQFLVADDVEFDELASLSVVDFEGPGAAAVLAESGGGSTPESWHFDPASTLARIPRFGVAAFTMLVETDEVATTLARVDPENKVVRLGAEALEVIRVENGLARVGIDTGEKTLALEARLDRAISLDKGCYIGQETLERATARGAIKRRLCGLRIEGSRLPDAGSVILAGEKPVGVLTSIVRSPTLGLIGLSVLHHSVWPEGTRVVIRDGHGALEAQTADLPFRNP; encoded by the coding sequence ATGTCCCTGGAATCAAACACGACTGCGGTTCGCGCGGCGGGCGTCGATCCGATCACTGCGGTTGACGGGCGCCTCGAGCGCGAATATCAGGCGCTGAAGTCCGGCGCCGGGCTGCGTCAACTGGACGATCGGCTAATCGTGCGTGTCAGCGGCGACGATCGCATCTCATTCCTGCACGGGATGTGCACCGCCGACGTTAAGGGGCTGACACCGGGCGCGGTTGCAGCGGCCCTGTTCGTCACCGAGCGCGCGCACGTGATCGCGGACTTTTTTATCTACGCGCTTGCCGACGCCTTCCTGATCGAGATCGGGCGCGACGCCTGGCCGCGTGTGCTCAGCCATCTCGAGCAATTTCTCGTCGCCGACGATGTCGAGTTCGACGAGCTGGCGTCGTTGAGCGTCGTCGATTTTGAGGGGCCCGGCGCGGCGGCAGTGCTCGCGGAAAGCGGCGGCGGCTCAACGCCGGAATCGTGGCATTTCGATCCCGCAAGCACGCTCGCCCGGATTCCGCGCTTCGGCGTGGCGGCCTTCACGATGCTCGTCGAGACGGACGAAGTTGCGACTACGCTAGCTCGCGTCGATCCTGAGAATAAAGTCGTTCGTCTTGGGGCCGAGGCGCTCGAGGTTATCCGGGTTGAAAACGGACTGGCGCGCGTCGGGATCGACACGGGCGAAAAAACCCTCGCACTCGAAGCGCGGCTCGACCGCGCGATCTCGCTCGACAAGGGATGCTATATCGGGCAGGAGACGCTCGAACGGGCGACCGCGCGCGGCGCAATCAAGCGCAGGCTCTGCGGGCTGCGCATCGAAGGCAGCCGCTTACCGGATGCAGGCAGCGTCATCCTCGCCGGCGAGAAGCCGGTCGGTGTTCTGACCAGTATCGTTCGTTCGCCGACGCTGGGACTGATCGGACTGTCGGTCCTCCACCACAGCGTTTGGCCGGAGGGAACACGCGTCGTTATCCGCGATGGGCACGGGGCCTTGGAAGCGCAGACCGCTGATCTGCCGTTTCGCAATCCATAG
- the efp gene encoding elongation factor P: protein MLLQATQLRPGMVLEYNGALWRVMTINHITPGNWRGMVQTKLRNIQTGSQTENRFRSEDRVERVILDQVKMEFLYREGDEFHFMNTETYDQITLSEELVADVEGFFTPNLQVEVEFYDSTPLNVSVPKTVTLKVIETDPGMRNAAVTNTLKPAKTETGLVIQVPHFVNEGDVITINTETKEYASRTK, encoded by the coding sequence ATGTTACTACAGGCAACGCAACTGCGGCCCGGGATGGTGCTCGAATACAACGGCGCCTTGTGGCGCGTCATGACCATCAATCATATCACGCCCGGTAACTGGCGCGGGATGGTGCAGACCAAACTGCGCAATATCCAAACCGGCAGTCAGACCGAAAATCGGTTCCGCTCAGAAGATCGGGTCGAGCGCGTCATTCTCGATCAGGTCAAGATGGAATTTCTCTATCGCGAAGGCGACGAGTTTCATTTTATGAATACGGAAACCTACGACCAGATTACGCTCTCCGAAGAGCTGGTCGCCGACGTCGAGGGCTTTTTCACCCCCAACCTCCAGGTCGAAGTCGAGTTTTACGACAGTACGCCGCTCAACGTCTCGGTGCCGAAGACAGTGACGCTCAAGGTGATCGAGACTGACCCCGGGATGAGAAACGCGGCGGTGACCAACACCCTCAAGCCGGCCAAGACGGAAACCGGCCTGGTGATTCAGGTCCCGCATTTCGTCAATGAAGGCGACGTCATCACGATCAATACCGAGACCAAAGAGTACGCCTCGCGCACCAAGTGA
- a CDS encoding class I SAM-dependent methyltransferase, translating into MASEDQTMASKADGHLEIVRNQFNRQAEAYVAVPIVTDPAFLSYIVSISGVSKSDRVIDIASGPGFIAMAFAPHCREVIGIDATDRFVARASADAARRRLDNVSFTLGDVERMSFADASFDIAVCRFAFHHFPRPASVLAEMRRVVRTGGAVVIVDMVASEDAAKAEYHNRLERLCDPSHARAIPASEFERMFADQNFALTHKQTVKSSYSIDEWIAHGAPAAAEAAQIRALMRASIEEDRSGLDVRMVNGVIHFSHTGASYVMRKR; encoded by the coding sequence ATGGCAAGCGAAGATCAAACGATGGCGTCCAAGGCCGATGGCCATCTGGAAATCGTCCGCAACCAGTTCAACCGTCAGGCGGAAGCCTATGTTGCGGTGCCGATCGTAACCGATCCGGCCTTTCTCAGTTATATCGTTTCAATTTCCGGCGTCAGCAAAAGCGACCGGGTGATCGATATCGCCAGCGGACCCGGCTTTATCGCGATGGCGTTCGCGCCGCATTGCCGCGAGGTGATCGGGATCGATGCGACCGATCGTTTCGTCGCGCGGGCCAGCGCCGATGCCGCGCGCCGGCGGCTGGACAATGTTTCCTTCACGCTCGGCGATGTCGAGCGGATGAGCTTTGCGGACGCGAGCTTCGATATCGCGGTTTGCCGCTTCGCCTTCCATCATTTTCCACGGCCGGCGAGTGTTCTGGCCGAGATGCGGCGGGTTGTCCGGACCGGCGGCGCCGTCGTTATCGTGGACATGGTTGCATCTGAGGACGCGGCCAAGGCGGAATATCACAACCGGCTCGAACGATTGTGCGATCCGTCGCACGCGCGCGCGATTCCGGCGTCGGAGTTCGAGCGGATGTTCGCGGATCAGAACTTCGCGTTAACCCACAAACAGACGGTTAAATCGTCATACAGTATCGACGAGTGGATCGCGCATGGCGCGCCGGCGGCGGCGGAAGCGGCGCAGATCCGCGCGCTGATGCGCGCGTCTATCGAGGAGGACCGCAGCGGGCTCGACGTCCGCATGGTTAACGGCGTGATCCATTTCAGCCATACCGGAGCGAGCTACGTGATGCGCAAACGCTAG
- a CDS encoding alpha/beta hydrolase — MAKIESVIGRYIYVPYQGEEYRVYYEEAGKGIPLVCLHTAGTDGREWRHQLNDAEIQKRFRVIAFDMPRHGKSIPPRNWWKEEYKLTSKFYSEFTVAFCKALELEQPVVMGSSMGGNICLHLALNHSNYMRALIAVEACDYSPGWWLDWLHHPHIHGGEASATAVYGLMAPQSPLEYRQETWWYYAQGGPGVFKGDLYFYSIDHDFRQLCAKLDGKVPIYFMTGVYDFACTPEMTRQTAEKVKGSECIIMEGIGHFPMSENPEIYKKYLMPVLDKIK; from the coding sequence ATGGCTAAGATTGAATCAGTTATCGGACGCTACATTTATGTGCCCTACCAGGGCGAAGAATATCGGGTCTATTACGAGGAGGCTGGCAAGGGTATTCCGCTGGTCTGTCTGCACACCGCGGGCACCGACGGCCGCGAGTGGCGTCATCAGCTTAACGATGCGGAAATCCAGAAGCGCTTCCGCGTAATCGCGTTCGACATGCCCCGCCACGGCAAGTCGATTCCGCCGCGCAACTGGTGGAAGGAAGAGTACAAGTTGACGTCAAAATTCTACTCGGAGTTTACCGTCGCGTTCTGCAAGGCGCTCGAACTCGAGCAGCCGGTGGTGATGGGTAGTTCGATGGGCGGCAATATCTGCCTCCATCTGGCGCTGAATCACAGCAATTACATGCGCGCGCTGATCGCGGTCGAAGCCTGCGACTACTCGCCGGGCTGGTGGCTGGACTGGCTGCATCATCCGCATATTCATGGCGGCGAGGCGAGCGCGACCGCGGTCTATGGCCTGATGGCGCCGCAGAGCCCGCTCGAGTATCGGCAGGAGACCTGGTGGTACTACGCGCAGGGCGGTCCCGGAGTTTTCAAAGGCGATCTCTACTTCTACAGTATCGATCACGATTTCAGGCAGCTCTGCGCGAAACTCGACGGCAAGGTGCCGATCTACTTCATGACCGGGGTCTATGACTTCGCCTGCACGCCCGAGATGACGCGTCAGACGGCCGAGAAGGTCAAGGGTTCAGAGTGCATCATCATGGAGGGTATCGGCCATTTCCCGATGTCGGAGAATCCCGAGATTTACAAAAAATACCTGATGCCGGTGCTCGACAAGATCAAATAA